One Streptomyces sp. CNQ-509 DNA window includes the following coding sequences:
- a CDS encoding helix-turn-helix domain-containing protein, translating to MAETLKKGSRVTGAAREKLAADLKKKYDSGASIRALAEETGRSYGFVHRMLSESGVTLRGRGGATRGKKASS from the coding sequence GTGGCCGAGACTCTGAAGAAGGGCAGCCGGGTTACCGGCGCCGCGCGCGAAAAGCTCGCGGCTGACCTGAAGAAGAAGTACGACTCCGGTGCGAGTATCCGGGCGCTGGCCGAAGAAACCGGTCGCTCCTATGGATTCGTGCACCGGATGCTCAGCGAATCCGGCGTGACCCTGCGCGGTCGCGGCGGCGCGACGCGAGGCAAGAAAGCGTCGTCCTGA
- a CDS encoding VOC family protein, which translates to MPGSHDAPTVYPTLLYDDAKAAVRLLTEGLGFREVAVFEGEDGRVVHAELAQGNGMVMLGSKGTGSEFDRAVGAGGPSGVYVVVDDPDAHHRQAVEHGVEILMPPTDQDYGARDYMARDHEGNVWSFGTYAPTPR; encoded by the coding sequence ATGCCCGGCAGCCACGACGCCCCGACCGTCTACCCCACCCTGCTGTACGACGACGCCAAGGCCGCCGTCCGGCTGCTGACCGAAGGGCTGGGCTTCCGGGAGGTCGCGGTCTTCGAGGGCGAGGACGGCAGGGTGGTGCACGCGGAGCTGGCCCAGGGGAACGGGATGGTGATGCTGGGCTCGAAGGGCACCGGCAGCGAGTTCGACAGGGCGGTGGGCGCCGGCGGCCCCAGCGGGGTGTACGTCGTGGTGGACGACCCCGACGCGCACCACCGGCAGGCCGTGGAGCACGGCGTGGAGATCCTGATGCCGCCCACCGACCAGGACTACGGGGCGCGGGACTACATGGCGCGCGACCACGAGGGCAACGTCTGGAGCTTCGGCACGTACGCGCCCACCCCCCGCTGA
- a CDS encoding SURF1 family protein has product MYRFLLSRQWVIVTLVAVLLIPVMIQLGFWQFHRHEDRVARNDLVARNLKAEPVPVDRLMREGRTVPREDTWRTVTATGAYEPEREVVVRQRLGADDKQGYFVVTPLRLADGSAVLVNRGWVPAGADLTTFPEVPPPPAGEVTVTGRLRPDETTGSGIRDKAGLPDRQVMLINSADEAADGLPGPVLGGFVELVGTSPKAAGKQPEPVSEPDHSSIGVHIAYAIQWWIFAAAVPFGWWVLVRRERRDREAAAAKAAGEENAVPAEPAEDGEAPGGTPAGEAGKTADAPARRAADDDRAPSLAPAEQMAAD; this is encoded by the coding sequence GTGTACCGCTTCCTGTTGTCCCGGCAGTGGGTGATCGTCACCCTGGTGGCCGTCCTGCTCATCCCCGTGATGATCCAGCTCGGCTTCTGGCAGTTCCACCGCCACGAGGACCGGGTCGCGCGCAACGACCTCGTCGCCCGCAACCTCAAGGCCGAGCCGGTCCCGGTGGACCGGCTCATGCGCGAGGGCCGCACGGTGCCGCGCGAGGACACCTGGCGCACGGTCACGGCCACCGGCGCGTACGAGCCGGAGCGCGAGGTCGTCGTACGGCAGCGGCTCGGCGCCGACGACAAGCAGGGCTACTTCGTCGTCACCCCGCTCCGCCTCGCCGACGGCTCCGCGGTCCTCGTCAACCGCGGCTGGGTGCCCGCGGGCGCCGATCTCACCACCTTCCCCGAGGTGCCGCCCCCGCCCGCCGGCGAGGTCACCGTCACCGGCCGGCTGCGCCCCGACGAGACGACGGGCAGCGGCATCCGCGACAAGGCCGGGCTGCCGGACCGCCAGGTGATGCTCATCAACAGCGCCGACGAGGCCGCGGACGGCCTGCCGGGGCCGGTGCTCGGCGGGTTCGTCGAGCTCGTCGGCACCTCGCCGAAGGCCGCGGGCAAGCAGCCGGAGCCGGTCTCCGAGCCGGACCACAGCAGCATCGGTGTGCACATCGCGTACGCGATCCAGTGGTGGATCTTCGCGGCGGCGGTGCCGTTCGGCTGGTGGGTTCTCGTACGCCGGGAGCGCCGCGACCGCGAGGCCGCGGCGGCGAAGGCGGCCGGGGAGGAGAACGCGGTACCGGCCGAGCCCGCGGAGGACGGGGAAGCGCCCGGCGGGACCCCCGCCGGCGAGGCCGGGAAGACCGCGGACGCCCCGGCGCGGCGGGCCGCGGACGACGACCGCGCCCCATCCCTGGCGCCCGCCGAGCAGATGGCGGCAGACTGA
- a CDS encoding response regulator transcription factor, whose protein sequence is MIRVLLVDDQALIRGGFRALLDAEDDIEVVGEAADGAEGVRLAARHRPDVALVDVQMPVLDGIEATRRIAADPDLAGVHVVILTNYGVDEYVWGALRAGAAGFLVKDMEPEDLLHGVRVAARGDALLSPALTRKLIQEYVSRPAGGVPDTADALRELTRREREVVTLVGGGLSNEEIAARLHISPITAKTHVSRSMTKLGARDRAQLVVLAYETGLVTPRGPVAGRPAD, encoded by the coding sequence GTGATCCGGGTGCTCCTCGTCGACGACCAGGCCCTCATCCGGGGCGGGTTCCGGGCGCTGCTCGACGCCGAGGACGACATCGAGGTGGTCGGCGAGGCCGCCGACGGCGCCGAGGGGGTCCGGCTCGCCGCCCGGCACCGTCCCGACGTGGCACTCGTCGACGTGCAGATGCCGGTGCTCGACGGCATCGAGGCCACCCGCAGGATCGCCGCCGACCCCGACCTGGCGGGCGTGCACGTCGTCATCCTCACCAACTACGGCGTGGACGAGTACGTCTGGGGCGCGCTGCGCGCCGGGGCGGCCGGGTTCCTCGTCAAGGACATGGAGCCGGAGGACCTGCTGCACGGCGTACGGGTCGCCGCCCGCGGCGACGCGCTGCTCTCCCCCGCGCTGACGCGCAAGCTGATCCAGGAGTACGTGTCCCGCCCCGCGGGCGGCGTGCCCGACACGGCCGACGCGCTGCGCGAGCTCACCCGGCGCGAGCGCGAGGTCGTCACCCTCGTCGGCGGCGGCCTCAGCAACGAGGAGATCGCCGCCCGGCTGCACATCAGCCCGATCACCGCAAAGACGCACGTCAGCAGGTCGATGACGAAGCTCGGCGCCCGCGACCGGGCCCAACTCGTGGTGCTCGCCTACGAGACGGGCCTGGTCACGCCGCGCGGCCCGGTCGCGGGGCGGCCCGCGGACTGA
- a CDS encoding DEDDh family exonuclease, translating to MLEDRATPLSPRQVARQQPLPGAGPAAPQPALPLPPPAAPADGWPADYPEAYAVVDVETTGLRSDDRIVSAAVYRLDAHGAVEDSWYTLVNPERDPGPVWIHGLTREMLADAPLFPEIAEEFTARLEDRVLVAHNAVFDWMMIAREYARAGLTAPVRRRLCTIALARQLRLPLPNARLASLAEHFGVAQRKAHDAEDDARVLAEIFRPSLRQAAEAGARLPLLACQPLTEWAEQAPAGGTGGTRSPGGHGAYQWRTWRPNRRLPASPYPNPGRYVRGGRLKQGMRVAFSGDTSVDRSLLEDRAVEAGLHVAGSVSRYTSLLVTNDPGAPTSKVTRAAAHGTPVIDEAAFLHLMRDVEPAEAPPGEEGGAG from the coding sequence ATGCTCGAAGACCGCGCGACGCCCCTGAGTCCCCGTCAAGTCGCGCGGCAGCAGCCGCTTCCGGGCGCTGGTCCGGCCGCGCCGCAGCCGGCCCTCCCGCTGCCCCCGCCCGCCGCCCCCGCCGACGGCTGGCCCGCCGACTACCCCGAGGCGTACGCCGTCGTCGACGTCGAGACCACCGGGCTGCGCTCCGACGACCGCATCGTCTCCGCCGCCGTCTACCGCCTCGACGCCCACGGCGCGGTGGAGGACAGCTGGTACACGCTGGTGAACCCGGAGCGCGATCCGGGACCCGTGTGGATCCACGGCCTGACCCGCGAGATGCTCGCCGACGCGCCGCTCTTCCCGGAGATCGCCGAGGAGTTCACCGCGCGGCTGGAGGACCGGGTACTCGTCGCGCACAACGCGGTCTTCGACTGGATGATGATCGCCCGCGAGTACGCCCGCGCCGGGCTGACCGCTCCCGTGCGCCGGCGGCTGTGCACCATCGCGCTCGCCCGGCAGTTGCGGCTCCCGCTGCCCAACGCCCGGCTGGCGTCGCTGGCCGAGCATTTCGGCGTCGCCCAGCGCAAGGCCCACGACGCCGAGGACGACGCCCGCGTCCTCGCCGAGATCTTCCGCCCCAGCCTGCGGCAGGCCGCCGAGGCCGGCGCCCGGCTGCCGCTGCTGGCCTGCCAGCCGCTGACGGAGTGGGCGGAGCAGGCGCCCGCCGGGGGCACCGGCGGCACCCGCTCGCCGGGCGGGCACGGCGCGTACCAGTGGCGCACCTGGCGGCCCAACCGCCGGCTGCCCGCGTCCCCGTACCCCAACCCGGGGCGGTACGTGCGCGGCGGCCGGCTCAAGCAGGGCATGCGCGTGGCCTTCTCCGGCGACACCTCGGTGGACCGCAGCCTGCTGGAGGACCGGGCCGTCGAGGCCGGGCTGCACGTCGCGGGCAGCGTCTCGCGCTACACGAGCCTGCTGGTCACCAACGATCCGGGCGCGCCGACGAGCAAGGTGACGCGGGCCGCGGCGCACGGCACCCCGGTGATCGACGAGGCCGCCTTCCTCCACCTCATGCGGGACGTCGAGCCGGCGGAGGCGCCGCCCGGCGAGGAGGGCGGGGCGGGGTAG
- a CDS encoding LysR family transcriptional regulator, producing MDSRYLRAFVTVAETGGISAAAERLGYAQSSLSAQLRRLEQELGVTVVVRTSTGASLTDAGRRLLPYAREALEIDERMRSAAAAFRPRLRIGAPETLAGEWLPDIVTALDYGAGGPDADAEISVVVGPRERLAEQLAAGELDLAFHFDDGSRTAGPSAVVGHEDVVLVTGPAHPLAGAAEVTEADVLAAEFLVAEPGCSSAVLYDRLSRDLPARTRAATAAGSLPALRRLAAHGRGVALLPRLAVVRDLEDGGLVDLPMATPAGPVAIEARWRRDPGQAEPTLRAVLRLARRHTTQLPPPAALRRTPARTA from the coding sequence GTGGACTCTCGATATCTGCGCGCCTTCGTGACGGTGGCCGAGACCGGCGGGATATCGGCCGCGGCCGAGCGGCTGGGGTACGCGCAGTCGAGCCTCAGCGCCCAACTGCGCCGCCTGGAACAGGAACTCGGCGTCACGGTCGTGGTCCGCACCTCCACGGGGGCCTCCCTCACCGACGCCGGCCGCCGGCTGCTCCCGTACGCGCGCGAGGCGCTGGAGATCGACGAGCGCATGCGCAGCGCGGCCGCCGCCTTCCGGCCGCGGCTGCGGATCGGGGCGCCGGAGACCCTGGCGGGGGAGTGGCTGCCGGACATCGTCACCGCGCTGGACTACGGCGCCGGCGGGCCGGACGCGGACGCGGAGATCAGCGTGGTCGTCGGCCCCCGGGAGCGGCTGGCGGAGCAACTGGCCGCCGGCGAACTGGACCTCGCCTTCCACTTCGACGACGGCAGCCGCACGGCGGGCCCGAGCGCGGTCGTCGGCCACGAGGACGTCGTGCTCGTCACCGGCCCTGCCCACCCGCTGGCGGGCGCGGCGGAGGTGACGGAGGCGGACGTGCTGGCCGCCGAGTTCCTCGTCGCGGAGCCGGGCTGCAGCTCGGCCGTCCTCTACGACCGCCTCAGCCGCGACCTGCCCGCCCGTACCCGCGCGGCCACCGCCGCCGGCTCCCTGCCCGCGCTGCGCCGGCTGGCCGCGCACGGCCGCGGGGTGGCGCTGCTGCCCCGGCTGGCCGTCGTACGGGACCTGGAGGACGGCGGGCTCGTCGACCTCCCGATGGCCACGCCGGCGGGCCCGGTGGCGATCGAGGCCCGCTGGCGCCGCGACCCGGGGCAGGCGGAACCGACGCTGCGGGCCGTTCTGCGCCTGGCCCGCCGCCACACCA
- a CDS encoding enoyl-CoA hydratase/isomerase family protein, with amino-acid sequence MTELLHRDGVRLALDGEDGTLATVTLDHPARRNAQSPALWRALAAAGRELPGSVRVVVLRAEGKSFSAGLDRQAFTPEGFADEPSFLELAGYSDGDLDAVIAEYQEAFTWWRRNDIVSLAAVQGHAIGAGFQLALACDLRVCADDAQFAMRETSLGLVPDLTGTGPLVQLVGYARALEMCVTGRFVHAAEAERVGLANLVVPAAELGAATADLAAALLAAPRDAVIETKALLREAAGRTYEDQRAAERAAQARRLRDLAGAGE; translated from the coding sequence ATGACAGAGCTGCTGCACAGAGACGGCGTACGGCTCGCCCTGGACGGCGAGGACGGCACGCTGGCCACGGTGACCCTCGACCACCCCGCCCGGCGCAACGCGCAGTCGCCCGCCCTGTGGCGGGCGCTCGCCGCCGCCGGGCGTGAACTCCCCGGCAGCGTCCGCGTGGTGGTGCTGCGCGCCGAGGGCAAATCCTTCTCCGCCGGACTCGACCGCCAGGCATTCACCCCCGAAGGCTTTGCGGACGAGCCGTCATTCCTTGAGCTCGCCGGCTATTCCGACGGCGACCTCGACGCGGTCATCGCCGAATACCAGGAGGCGTTCACCTGGTGGCGGCGGAATGACATCGTTTCCCTCGCGGCGGTGCAGGGACATGCGATTGGCGCGGGTTTTCAGCTTGCCCTCGCCTGCGACCTCCGGGTGTGCGCGGACGACGCGCAGTTCGCGATGCGGGAGACGTCGCTCGGGTTGGTGCCCGATCTCACCGGGACCGGCCCGCTGGTGCAACTCGTGGGATATGCACGGGCGTTGGAGATGTGCGTCACGGGGCGTTTCGTGCACGCGGCGGAGGCCGAGCGGGTGGGCCTGGCGAACCTCGTGGTCCCGGCGGCGGAGTTGGGCGCCGCGACCGCCGACCTGGCGGCGGCGCTGCTGGCGGCGCCGCGGGACGCGGTGATCGAGACGAAGGCGCTGCTGCGGGAGGCCGCGGGCCGGACGTACGAGGACCAGCGCGCGGCGGAACGCGCTGCGCAGGCCCGCAGGCTGCGGGACCTGGCGGGGGCGGGGGAGTAG
- a CDS encoding Asp23/Gls24 family envelope stress response protein, translating to METVSSESTVSEVPREPAAAPPKVLGTRRGTGDPATRGRTTIADGVVEKIAGLAARDVVGVHAMGSGLARAAGAVRDRAPGSTRSVTGVRAEVGEVQTALDLEIVVDYGVSITELARAVRENVISAVERMTGLEVVEVNIAVTDVKLPDDEEEEAEQPRLQ from the coding sequence ATGGAGACGGTGAGCAGCGAGTCGACGGTCAGCGAGGTTCCGCGGGAGCCGGCGGCGGCCCCGCCGAAGGTGCTGGGCACGCGGCGCGGCACCGGCGATCCGGCGACGCGGGGGCGGACGACGATCGCCGACGGCGTGGTCGAGAAGATCGCGGGCCTCGCCGCGCGCGACGTCGTCGGCGTGCACGCCATGGGCAGCGGCCTCGCCCGTGCCGCGGGCGCCGTACGGGACCGCGCGCCCGGCTCCACCCGGTCGGTGACCGGGGTGCGGGCCGAGGTCGGCGAGGTGCAGACGGCGCTCGACCTGGAGATCGTCGTCGACTACGGCGTCTCCATCACCGAACTCGCCCGTGCCGTACGGGAGAATGTCATCTCGGCCGTCGAGCGGATGACCGGCCTCGAAGTGGTCGAGGTCAACATCGCGGTGACCGACGTGAAGCTGCCCGACGACGAGGAAGAGGAAGCCGAGCAGCCGCGGCTGCAGTGA
- a CDS encoding ABC-F family ATP-binding cassette domain-containing protein, which translates to MITATGLELRAGARVLIESATFRIARGDRIGLVGRNGAGKTTLTKVLAGEGQPAAGTVTRGSTVGYLPQDPRTGDLDVLARDRILAARGLDAVIRKMREDEQRMSGGKGATREKAMRRYERMETEFLTKGGYAAEAEAATIAASLGLPDRVLGQPLHTLSGGQRRRVELARILFSDSEILLLDEPTNHLDADSVVWLRDYLKTYHGGFVVISHDEQLVETVVNKVFYLDANRARIDAYNMGWKLYLAQREADEKRRRRERANAEKKAAALNAQADKMRAKATKATAAQNMARRAERLLSGLDEQRQADKVARLRFPDPAPCGKTPLTAEGLSKSYGSLEVFTDVDLAVDKGSRVVILGLNGAGKTTLLRLLAGVEKPDTGGVTPGHGLKLGYYAQEHETLDPDRSVLENMASAAPDMDAVEMRKVLGSFLFSGDDVEKPARVLSGGEKTRLALATLVVSSANVLLLDEPTNNLDPASREEILGALRTFTGAVVLVTHDEGAVDALEPERIILLPDGVEDLWNADYADLVALA; encoded by the coding sequence GTGATCACCGCCACCGGCCTGGAGCTGCGCGCCGGCGCCCGCGTCCTCATCGAATCCGCCACCTTCCGCATCGCCAGGGGCGACCGCATCGGCCTCGTCGGGCGCAACGGCGCCGGCAAGACCACCCTCACCAAGGTGCTGGCCGGCGAGGGCCAGCCCGCCGCCGGCACCGTCACCCGCGGCAGCACCGTCGGCTACCTGCCGCAGGACCCGCGCACCGGCGACCTCGACGTGCTCGCCCGCGACCGCATCCTGGCGGCCCGCGGGCTGGACGCCGTCATCCGCAAGATGCGCGAGGACGAGCAGCGGATGTCCGGCGGCAAGGGCGCCACCCGTGAGAAGGCCATGCGGCGGTACGAGCGCATGGAGACCGAATTCCTCACCAAGGGCGGGTACGCCGCCGAGGCCGAGGCCGCCACCATCGCCGCGAGCCTCGGGCTGCCCGACCGGGTGCTCGGCCAGCCCCTCCATACGCTCTCCGGCGGCCAGCGCCGCCGCGTGGAACTGGCCAGGATCCTCTTCTCCGACTCCGAGATCCTGCTGCTCGACGAGCCGACGAACCACCTCGACGCCGACTCGGTCGTCTGGCTGCGGGACTACCTGAAGACGTACCACGGCGGCTTCGTCGTCATCTCCCACGACGAACAACTCGTCGAGACCGTCGTCAACAAGGTCTTCTACCTCGACGCCAACCGGGCCCGCATCGACGCGTACAACATGGGCTGGAAGCTCTACCTCGCGCAGCGCGAGGCGGACGAGAAGCGCCGCCGCCGCGAGCGCGCCAACGCGGAGAAGAAGGCCGCCGCCCTCAACGCCCAGGCCGACAAGATGCGGGCCAAGGCGACCAAGGCCACCGCCGCGCAGAACATGGCCCGCCGCGCCGAGCGGCTGCTCTCCGGGCTCGACGAGCAGCGGCAGGCCGACAAGGTCGCGCGGCTGCGGTTCCCCGACCCGGCCCCGTGCGGCAAGACGCCGCTGACCGCCGAGGGCCTGTCCAAGTCGTACGGGTCGCTGGAGGTCTTCACCGACGTCGACCTCGCCGTCGACAAGGGCTCCCGCGTCGTCATCCTCGGCCTCAACGGCGCCGGGAAGACCACGCTGCTGCGGCTGCTGGCCGGCGTCGAGAAGCCCGACACCGGCGGCGTCACCCCCGGCCACGGCCTCAAGCTGGGCTACTACGCGCAGGAGCACGAGACCCTCGACCCGGACCGCTCGGTGCTGGAGAACATGGCCTCGGCCGCGCCCGACATGGACGCCGTCGAGATGCGCAAGGTGCTCGGCTCGTTCCTCTTCTCCGGCGACGACGTCGAAAAGCCCGCCCGCGTGCTCTCCGGCGGCGAGAAGACCCGGCTCGCGCTGGCGACCCTCGTCGTCTCCTCCGCGAACGTGCTGCTGCTCGACGAGCCGACCAACAACCTCGACCCGGCCAGCCGTGAGGAGATCCTCGGCGCGCTGCGCACCTTCACCGGCGCCGTCGTCCTCGTCACCCACGACGAGGGCGCGGTGGACGCGCTGGAGCCGGAGCGCATCATCCTGCTGCCGGACGGCGTCGAGGACCTGTGGAACGCGGACTACGCAGACCTGGTAGCGCTTGCTTGA
- a CDS encoding DUF6286 domain-containing protein: MSGNDTKSWPDAGSAGTAAEPRPDEWRQSTSASGYAAGPDGGSADAAARFWSVRRVPAALTAAAATVGIGLLLYDVVAVRAERPAMRWRRRVADELAARPLDDAWVLAAAALAVLLGAWLLLLAVTPGLRGVLPMRHSAPDLRAGLDRRAASVVLRDRAMQISGVRSVRVSVGRRRVSARAESHFRELDDVRADLAAVLGDGIRELGLARRPELSVHVRRPTVKG, from the coding sequence ATGAGCGGCAACGACACGAAGTCCTGGCCGGACGCCGGCTCGGCCGGTACGGCGGCCGAGCCGCGGCCGGACGAGTGGCGGCAGAGCACGTCGGCCTCCGGGTACGCGGCCGGGCCGGACGGCGGGAGCGCCGACGCGGCGGCCCGCTTCTGGTCCGTACGCCGCGTGCCCGCCGCGCTCACCGCCGCCGCGGCCACCGTGGGCATCGGGCTGCTCCTCTACGACGTCGTCGCCGTACGCGCGGAGCGCCCCGCGATGCGCTGGCGCCGCCGCGTCGCCGATGAACTGGCCGCCCGCCCGCTCGACGACGCCTGGGTGCTCGCCGCCGCCGCCCTGGCCGTGCTGCTCGGCGCCTGGCTCCTGCTGCTGGCCGTCACGCCGGGGCTGCGCGGCGTGCTGCCGATGCGGCACTCGGCGCCGGACCTGCGGGCCGGGCTGGACCGGCGGGCGGCGTCCGTCGTGCTGCGCGACCGGGCGATGCAGATCTCCGGCGTGCGGTCGGTACGGGTCTCGGTGGGCCGCCGCCGCGTCAGCGCCCGCGCCGAGTCGCACTTCCGCGAGCTGGACGACGTACGCGCCGACCTCGCCGCGGTCCTCGGCGACGGCATCCGCGAACTCGGCCTCGCCCGCAGGCCCGAGCTGTCCGTCCACGTACGCCGGCCGACGGTGAAGGGGTGA
- a CDS encoding sensor histidine kinase, which produces MTAAAQTDANSEHTVFRYLATAIEDGRETARDARAYAKDAGFAAAVALGCVGTMLLAPDGRTGFDALAWVLGLIGSVALVARHRFPRAVLVIAAAAMVAYQLRGYPDGSPVLPMLVAVYRSIRGGHRGFFAVTALLSLVVSLGSLPLLPLGDEALRAALEKRFLTFGWVVACAMGAAMRIQHEAMLAQAEERAAENAQRSADEERLRIARELHDTLTHSISVIKVQAGVAVHLSKKRGEEPPPALLAIQEASGDAARELRSTLHVLRNADGGAEGVGLERLPELVERARGSGVPATVAVAGERPVLPAEVDRAAYRIVQESLTNAARHAGPAAAVGVHVSYAPDKVVVQVDDDGAADPGAPPQPGIGLTGMRERVTALGGELHAAPRPEGGFRVRAELPLPRAGGPAGAAP; this is translated from the coding sequence ATGACGGCGGCAGCGCAGACGGACGCGAACAGTGAGCACACGGTGTTCCGCTACCTCGCGACCGCGATCGAGGACGGGCGGGAGACGGCGCGCGATGCCCGCGCGTACGCCAAGGACGCGGGCTTCGCCGCCGCCGTGGCGCTCGGCTGCGTCGGCACGATGCTGCTGGCGCCCGACGGGCGGACCGGCTTCGACGCGCTCGCCTGGGTGCTGGGCCTCATCGGCAGCGTGGCGCTGGTGGCCAGGCACCGGTTCCCGCGCGCGGTGCTGGTGATCGCGGCGGCGGCCATGGTCGCGTACCAGCTCCGCGGCTACCCCGACGGCAGCCCGGTGCTGCCGATGCTGGTCGCCGTCTACCGGTCCATCCGCGGCGGGCACCGCGGCTTCTTCGCGGTCACCGCCCTCCTCTCCCTCGTGGTCAGCCTCGGCTCGCTGCCGCTGCTCCCGCTCGGCGACGAGGCGCTGCGCGCGGCGCTGGAGAAGCGGTTCCTGACCTTCGGCTGGGTGGTGGCGTGCGCGATGGGCGCGGCCATGCGCATCCAGCACGAGGCGATGCTGGCGCAGGCCGAGGAGCGGGCCGCGGAGAACGCGCAGCGCAGCGCGGACGAGGAGCGGCTGCGCATCGCCCGCGAGCTGCACGACACCCTCACCCACAGCATCTCCGTGATCAAGGTGCAGGCCGGGGTGGCCGTGCACCTGTCGAAGAAGCGCGGCGAGGAGCCGCCGCCGGCGCTGCTCGCCATCCAGGAGGCCAGCGGCGACGCCGCGCGCGAGCTGCGCTCCACGCTGCACGTGCTGCGCAACGCGGACGGCGGCGCCGAGGGTGTCGGCCTCGAACGGCTGCCCGAGCTGGTGGAACGGGCCAGGGGCTCGGGGGTGCCGGCGACGGTGGCGGTGGCGGGCGAGCGGCCGGTGCTGCCGGCGGAGGTGGACCGGGCGGCGTACCGGATCGTGCAGGAGTCGCTGACGAACGCCGCGCGGCACGCGGGGCCCGCGGCGGCCGTGGGCGTGCACGTCTCGTACGCGCCGGACAAGGTCGTCGTCCAGGTCGACGACGACGGCGCCGCCGACCCCGGGGCACCGCCGCAGCCGGGCATCGGGCTGACGGGGATGCGCGAGCGGGTCACCGCGCTCGGGGGCGAGCTGCACGCCGCGCCGCGGCCGGAGGGCGGCTTCCGGGTGCGCGCCGAGCTGCCGCTGCCGCGCGCGGGCGGCCCCGCGGGGGCGGCCCCGTGA
- a CDS encoding SDR family oxidoreductase — MDLGLNDRAYVVTGGSRGLGLAVAGQLLAEGAKVVLSGRDKDRVASAAAALGESAVGVAADNAEPGTPDRLISAAREHFGRFDGVLISVGGPPAGNATANTDAEWETAFGSVFLGAMRMARTAAGELEEGGVIGFVLSGSVHEPIPGLTISNGLRPGLAGYAKSLADDLGPRGVRVVGLLPARIDTDRARELDALSGDAEAARARMEAKIPLGRYGTPEEFGRTAAFLLSPAASYLTGIMLPIDGGMRRSI, encoded by the coding sequence ATGGATCTTGGACTCAACGACCGCGCCTACGTCGTGACCGGGGGCTCGCGCGGCCTCGGTCTCGCCGTCGCCGGGCAACTGCTCGCCGAGGGCGCGAAGGTGGTGCTCAGCGGCCGCGACAAGGACCGCGTGGCGAGCGCCGCCGCCGCGCTCGGCGAGTCGGCCGTCGGCGTCGCCGCCGACAACGCGGAACCCGGCACCCCGGACCGCCTCATCTCCGCCGCCCGGGAGCACTTCGGCCGCTTCGACGGCGTGCTCATCAGCGTCGGCGGCCCGCCGGCGGGCAACGCCACCGCCAACACCGACGCCGAGTGGGAGACGGCGTTCGGCTCCGTCTTCCTCGGCGCGATGCGGATGGCCAGGACGGCCGCGGGCGAGCTGGAGGAGGGCGGGGTCATCGGCTTCGTGCTCTCCGGCTCCGTCCACGAGCCGATTCCCGGGCTCACCATCTCCAACGGGCTGCGCCCGGGGCTCGCCGGGTACGCCAAGTCGCTCGCCGACGACCTCGGGCCGCGCGGCGTGCGGGTCGTGGGGCTGCTGCCGGCCCGGATCGACACCGACCGGGCCCGCGAGCTGGACGCGCTGTCCGGCGACGCGGAGGCGGCACGGGCCCGGATGGAGGCGAAGATCCCGCTGGGCCGCTACGGCACCCCGGAGGAGTTCGGCCGGACGGCGGCGTTCCTGCTGTCGCCCGCAGCGTCGTACCTGACCGGGATCATGCTGCCGATCGACGGCGGCATGCGGCGGAGCATCTGA